In the Geovibrio ferrireducens genome, one interval contains:
- a CDS encoding PepSY-associated TM helix domain-containing protein → MREKFRQSIGWLHSWSGLIIGWLLFAIFFTGTYSYFRNEITYWMQPELHGSAPAGNEAMLAADYLDRVAPESSSWSITLPTERSRVTQVAFREQPAAQNTERPRRERQPGEESSRPAGERRERAAAPESREQPEAGNTQQTDASPMRIPMAVHYLDSQTGERIIPRETSGGTFLYRFHVELYGMDRITGRKIIGAATMVMLIAIISGIIIHKRIFADFFTFRRKKGTRTWIDAHIFTAVLALPYHIMITYSGLVLLMMILLPWNTDGLRRMPAQNQQQRQAEIVTERVKLTPLAPILQDAEERLGSKIERIAISNQGKNNMIMEITPVGRKSITATGRGSGSSVKAVYKGSNGRFMGESVTEAPNKIAATMNVLSSLHLARFADTFTRWLFFISGALGTVMVGTGLIIWTNKKTKSMDKSFGRKLVEVLNIGGITGLIAATGVHFWSNRLLPFDLASRSGWEIRMFFTAWLLCCLHPLIRPAKKAWTEQLTLCAALYCLMPVLNAFTSKVNLFSAIVQGNAIIAGFDLTVFGLGVLFAYAAWKTSGIEMKTAVNTAMQEAR, encoded by the coding sequence ATGAGAGAAAAATTCCGTCAGTCAATAGGCTGGCTCCATTCATGGAGCGGGCTGATAATAGGTTGGCTCCTTTTCGCTATTTTCTTCACAGGAACCTACTCATATTTCAGAAACGAAATAACCTACTGGATGCAGCCGGAACTGCACGGCTCAGCACCCGCGGGAAATGAAGCCATGCTGGCGGCGGACTACCTCGACAGAGTAGCCCCTGAATCATCATCATGGTCAATAACTCTGCCGACAGAAAGAAGCAGGGTAACTCAGGTGGCATTCAGAGAGCAGCCCGCCGCGCAGAATACCGAACGCCCGCGGAGGGAACGCCAGCCCGGAGAGGAAAGCAGCCGCCCCGCAGGTGAAAGAAGAGAACGCGCAGCAGCACCGGAAAGCAGAGAACAGCCCGAAGCGGGGAACACTCAGCAGACTGATGCATCCCCCATGAGAATACCCATGGCAGTTCACTACCTCGACTCCCAGACCGGAGAGCGCATAATCCCCAGAGAAACAAGCGGAGGAACATTCCTCTACCGTTTTCATGTGGAGCTTTACGGCATGGACAGAATCACCGGGCGAAAAATAATCGGAGCCGCCACAATGGTTATGCTCATAGCCATAATAAGCGGCATAATTATCCATAAAAGAATTTTTGCGGACTTTTTCACTTTCCGCAGAAAGAAAGGGACGAGAACATGGATAGACGCACACATATTCACCGCTGTCCTCGCCCTCCCCTACCACATCATGATCACCTACTCCGGTTTAGTTCTGCTTATGATGATTCTGCTTCCGTGGAACACGGACGGCCTACGCAGAATGCCCGCCCAGAACCAGCAGCAGAGGCAGGCGGAAATCGTAACCGAAAGGGTGAAGCTCACTCCATTAGCCCCTATACTGCAGGACGCTGAGGAAAGGCTCGGTTCAAAAATTGAGCGTATAGCGATCAGCAATCAGGGTAAAAACAATATGATAATGGAAATAACCCCTGTCGGCAGAAAAAGCATAACCGCAACAGGAAGAGGGAGCGGCTCCTCCGTAAAAGCTGTTTATAAAGGTTCAAACGGCAGATTCATGGGAGAGTCAGTAACCGAAGCCCCGAACAAAATCGCAGCAACTATGAATGTTTTAAGCTCGCTCCACCTTGCCAGATTTGCAGATACATTCACAAGATGGCTGTTCTTCATCTCCGGCGCCCTAGGTACTGTGATGGTAGGTACGGGGCTCATAATCTGGACAAACAAAAAAACCAAATCAATGGACAAATCCTTCGGAAGAAAGCTTGTCGAGGTGCTTAACATTGGCGGAATAACAGGCCTTATCGCCGCTACGGGCGTGCATTTCTGGTCAAACAGGCTCCTCCCTTTTGATCTCGCATCAAGATCCGGCTGGGAAATACGGATGTTTTTCACTGCGTGGCTTCTCTGCTGCCTGCATCCGCTGATAAGACCCGCAAAAAAAGCATGGACGGAGCAGCTTACGCTCTGCGCTGCGCTCTACTGCCTTATGCCCGTGCTGAATGCCTTCACCTCCAAGGTGAACCTGTTCAGCGCGATAGTTCAGGGGAA